The following nucleotide sequence is from Pristis pectinata isolate sPriPec2 chromosome 24, sPriPec2.1.pri, whole genome shotgun sequence.
AATATGGGACACAATAGGGAACAATATCGGATCTGTAGCATTTAAATATTGTGGTTAAAACGATAGGAACCAGAAAATCCTCAAAGTGAGAGAGATAGGAATAAGATATTTTCTTAGTATGAATTCAATGTTTAGGCTACATAGTAGCTAAAATACAGTTCcatctttaatttgtttttcctaAATTCTGGTTTCTGTTTTTGGATTTGAATTTCTCAAAAGCTAGCAGTCCTGTGAGCTGAAGGTGAGTGTCAATTGAACCCTAGTAGTGTACTACATTTATCATAAGCAAAAGAATGTCCATTGTATTACCATCCTGCCAAGTGATCACTGTGTTCTTCTAATGAGTTCTGTCAACCTAAAGCTTCAGTCTCATGGGATTGCTAGTTTTGATGCTTGTTAAGTGGGAATCAGGTGCTTACAAAGTGAAGCTTTTTTTTGAATTTCCAACATCTAGTTTTTTTCCTTTCCAATGAAGTTTACTTGGTCCTACCTAAAATACACTGTTCCCTTATATCTGCCAACTGATGTGCTGTCTGTTCCCACTTGCTACTTTTGAATAGAAGTTGATTAAATTGAAAATCATTTAGAACGTGAACATTAAGGCTAAGCAATGTTCTCTAAAAGCCTTTGTGTTTTTCTTACAGATCTTACTTATATGGTTCACATTTTGGACACTGAACATCCTTGGGATGTCTACTCCATCAACTCTGGACACCACGAAGTGATCACCTCTCTGGAATGGGACCAATCTGGTAAACTTTTGTTACTATGTAGGAGTGTCAGATAGGAATATAAAATGTTAAGGGAAGTGTCCTAAAGTGACACAATAAATAAAGTCACATGATATGGTAATGCacagataattttattttattaaatcagTTATCCTTCCTAGAGATTGTGGGGCCATTAGGCCACTGAAGGCTTTGGGCCTAAGAAATGAATCATTGAAAGGTATTCACAATATTTGCAGCATGCCCTTCTTTCCTGTTACCTTTCTTTCATTTCTAGGTGTGTTCAGCACTTGgggaaaatcaaaatattaatggAATATCTCTGCTATATCTTATATGTAGTGAAGTTTTAAAACTCTTTATGAAAAGCATGTTTGATTTTCACTACCATAttgcagagaaaatatttccCGTGGATAACCAATAGATTTTTgactgatatggggaaaaaggtCTGCTAACTAAGATAAGTTTTTCCATAATTATTGGGTACTAAAATGTACAATTTTGAAGTGACATATTTTCTAAAATGAAATTTTTgctccatctctctttctttgTAAGGTTCCCGGCTGTTATCGGCTGATGCTGATGGTCAAGTGAAATGTTGGAGTATGACTGATCACCTTGTAAATAGCTGGGACAACATAGTCGGGAGCTCAGTGGATGGCGACCCTATTGTAGCCTTGTCGTGGTTGCACAATGGTGTCAAATTGGCCTTGCATGTAGAAAAGGTTTGTGCTGTAATCAAAAATCTGAGTTACATTCCAATTACCCATTGATAACTAGATATGTTAATAATTAAATTTGACACCTTTGTCCCTAACAGTAGGATAGAACTTTAGTAGTCTGTGCTGCTGAATAGGAGGTACATTTAATTAAGACATATCAGGTCTGTGTGCTCAATTGTTTTGATTTTAACTTGTGTGTAGTCGTACTTATTTGCTTCCAAAAATATTGTGCGGTTACGATGCAGAAAACTTGACTAGTGACAAAGTAGCATATCATAGTTTTATTTACATTGGTGCTATGTAATTATACTTAATTTTTGAGGCTGGTTTTCTGTAAAATGGTGATGCAATGTTAACCATACCTGTAGTTTTGATGTGTAGCTCTTCAGGAAGAAATTCATTTGGGCAGcagagtgacacagctagtagagctactacctcacagctccagagacttgggctCAATCTTGATccctggtgctatctgtgtggagtttgcatgttctccctgtgatcatatgAATTTCCccaaggtgctccagtttcctcccacatcctaaatatgtgtaggttggtgagttaattggctgctctaaattaCTCCTACCATGCACATGAGTGGttaaatctgggggagttgataggaatgtggggagattataATAGATTAAGGAAGGATTAAAGTAAAAATGGACGCTTGCTGGTTGGCGTAGACTTAGTGGGCAAAagtgcctatttctgtgctgtatggctctcaaGTCTAAATTCTAAATTTCTTCCCCATTCTGGAAGTAAATGTAAGCAGAAATGCAGATACAGTGCTTATCTCTGATTTCATACTTGGTGCAAGTATCAGTAATTCAGTCCAAATAATTAATTGTCCAATTTCATTGGCTGCTTTAATTTGCAGCCAGTTAAAAATGTTAGATGGTATGCCCTGACTAGACCAAAGCTCATTTGATTTAGGgaggcaagaggctgcagatgctggtatctggagcagcaaacaatctgctggaggcaatcagcaggttgaacagcatctgtgggaggaaaggaattgttgatgttttgggtgaaaACCTTGcatccaattcctttcctcccacagatgctgtttgacctgctgagtcctccaagcagattatttgttgctaatTTGATCTACCCAGACCTGCTAGAGCATTTTTACTGTTCTTGTGCATGATAAACGAGATGCCTGGCATGGcatataatttaattttttttcctgtgttggtttgtattttttttctcagtaTTATTTTTACAAGTGGTTTCATAGCTTTAAGGATGGCAtgtttttcctgttttctttccccTACCTATCAGTCTGGAGCATCCAATTTTGGTGAGAAGTTTTCACGAGTGAAATTCTCCCCGTCCTTGACGCTCTTTGGAGGGAAACCAATGGAAGGTTGGATTGCTGTAACCATCAGTGGTCTAGTGACTGTGTCATTACTGAAACCCAGTGGACAGGTTCTCACTGCTACAGAAAGTTTATCACGGCTGAGGAGCAGAGTTGCACTAGCAGACATTGCATTCACTGGTGGTGGAAACATTGTGGtgaccacgtcagatggcagcagTTCATCACCTGTTCAGTTTTATAAAGTCTGTGTGAGTGTTGTTAATGAGAAGTGCAAAATTGACACTGAGCTGCTTCCATCGCTCTTCATGCGCTGTACAACTGACGCTGCTCGGAAGGAGAAATACCCAGCCGTCACTCACCTGAAGTTTTTAACAAGGGAAACCTCTGAGCAGGTAAGGTGTCAATATTGCCTTATTTCTCATTGCATCGCTCTGTTACCACTTCTAAATATCACTTCTAATGTAAACATGTATAAACATAAATAGTTTCCTTTTGAATTCATTATTTTGGTTGGTGAACTGCCTGACTTTAAGGCTGCAGCATCATCTTGTATTTTTGTACTGTTTTTAAAGGAACCATGTATACACTGCATGTTTAGTTGTCATTATATAAATCCTGTTACAATTGCTGGGGTGGAATGTAAAATGTGTCCTGAGCACGAAGATTTATTTaacaatgttgatttttttttaaaaaagatcagtAAAGCCATAATGTGAAATCTCAATTTTTTGCTTATAGTTGGGATATTGTGCCGTTTTTGTAATAAGTCTGAACCCTACAGATGATCAGGAGGAGCTTTGCTATGGCCACACAAACCAAAGACTGCTTCATTAACAAACATATTATCGTGCATTGTTTAATTTTCTGTGTAGTTTATTTCAATAGGAGTAGTAAAGTGTTTCATAATGTGTATGTGTAACTATATTCAGGACAAGGAATAGAAAATTTATTTAGAAATGGGGTGAGCTGATATTTGCAGagttattcacaaaggaaactttTGTAGTTACCTATCTGGCTTTTATAGTTATGGGTCTTTGCTTTTCATACAAAACAGATGGCTTCCAGTTATCTATTCATAGCCATGCTGTACAGCAATATAAAGGTTCAATCAGCTGACTTTTTCCCCATCTGCAGAAGTCTTCTTTATCTGCCCATTTCATCCTCCGTGGTATAAACTTCCTATCCCCAGGTCATTGATTTGAAGATTCTCATCTTCAAATCTATCCGAGACTGATCTCTGCAAGCTCCTCCAATCTTTCTGCCCTCTCTGCTTATGTATCCTCCATTTTTGGAGCTGCAGTCTTTAGTGTTAAATGAATAATCAAAGGGATAAATTCTCTCTAAGCCActtattttgctatttttttaCAAATTTAAATCTACTTTTCATTAAAGTTTTCAATCTCCTAATGGCTGGAGgccacctgatttttttttttaaattaatttttcccttctctaagaattttcactgttaACAGCTGCTTTGTAAATGCAAGTGCTCCTCTCTGATGTTGGTGCTAATAGCAAAAGCCTAGAACTATTCACTTCTACCTCCTGGCATGATGTGGCATTCGAAGCAGTGCTTGGAGAACAATGGGGAAAAGTGTAAGATTTATGGTAATGAGTTTATCTGGGTGATGAGCAGTGGACTTCTGAGTTGAGATTTGAAATTTGATCAATCAAAAGTTTGAACATTATTGTGCTTATAGCTGGGTGATGAGTAATTGGCATGCTCTTTCTTCTTGCAGGTGTTGCTATGTGCTTCCAGTCTGACAGGCAGCATTGTAGAATGTTGGTCATTACGGAAAGAAGGGTTGCCAGTAAGCAATAGCTTTCAGACAATATCCCCTGTGGGTGAGTATAGAGGTTGCTGCTCTAAGCGGGGCTTATAATTATGAATTGCAGACAGCTCAGGTTAATGAGATTTCAGAGAATCTGCAATTGGTAAATTAGAAAACTTGCATCTTTTTCCTGTAACTTGGCTACCCACTTCCCACCCAATATGATGCGTCGTAAATGAACTGAATGAGGTGGGCTCTTTGTGAGGCAAATGGTGAGTTTAAAACTGTTTAGACTCCTTTGATAGACTAGCTACACAACAGGTGTGCCATTCCCCTGCACGCTTTCAATTATATTACCTACATGTCAGTATTGACTAAATGTTTTGTGAGATTTGATATTCGATAGACTTTAGGTTATTGAACTGCCATCAAATGTGTATGTTATTTCTCCTTCAATGAAATTCCTTCTTAAAGCTTAGCTTAAATACTAAGAGGAATTGCATCCTGGACTTCTAAAGTCATTAGACCATGAAAGAAGGGGAAGAATTTCAGAACATAATATAAAACATAGGAGTAGGCACatgtctgctcccccattcagtaGGATCAAAATAGATCTTTTACTTCAATGCCACTAGCCACATTTCTCTTGATTTCtttcatatctaaaaatctgtctcTTCCTGATTACACTTAGCCATAGCATTCTTGCTTTGGGAATTTCAAAGGGTCATTACCcattgggtgaagaagtttcatctcatctctgtAGTGAAAAGCAACCTTGGACCTCTGGTTTCAGAACCCAGCCAAGAGAAGCACCTAGCCTGTCAAAGcctcaagaattttgtatgtctgTCATTCTTTGAAATTCTAGAGAGCATAGACAGAGtgtgtttaatctctcctgccatcccaggaaacactttggtgaatcttcattgcactcctaTCGCAAATCTCTCCTTCCTTAGGGACAGACACCAGATGTCTCAAGTCTTGCACTTAAATCCACTTGTCAATGTACTGTTTGCTGCCTTCTATCTTTTTTACTGTACCTGCACATTACCTTGCAGTgacttaagtaaaaaaaaatttttacaaaatcGTATGGCTTTTTACTAATTAAGTAACATTTAATACCAATGATTTTTAAACTCTGCCCTTTCATTAATAACCAGTCATTTATCACAGTCTAATATATTTGTCAATTTTAATTATTCAGGCCTAATTAGTGACAGGTGCAGTCACAAGGAGCTAGAAAATTTTATTTACCAACTATTCCTCAAGGAATCCAGTTCTTTCAAAAGCACAAATTCAATAGATTAATTTATATGTTTgtgtttatgattttattttatatcaaCTTAATTTTATCAGAGCCGAAAACTGAAGGCAAGGCAGTTTATGACTGTTGCTGAATTAATTATTTCCAAGTCTTCAATAATTTTCAGTGCTCTCCAGCTTAATATGCTGAAATTATTCTCAAGTTTTAAATGATGAGgtattgaaaggtgttggtgttctgaGGGACCTGGTAttcttgtacataaatcactgcAAGGAATGTAcaggattaaaataaaacaattatctAAAATTGCTCTATGAAGTGGGTACATTGATAACACTTAGTTATGGTAAAATATCCATTTTTGTTCCAAGGTTGTTATTGAAAAGCaacatatttttcattcattagtTTTCCATTCACTCTACAATGATTTCTTCTCTTAGGTGATAAGCAGCCAAGCATCCTGAAATGGAGGATTCTATCTACAACCAATGACCTGGATCGTGTAACAGCTGTGGGTTTACCCAAACTTCCTATCTCACTTACCAACACTGACCTAAAGGTGGCAACAGACACCAAATTCTTTCCAGGCCTTGGTTAGTATTGTACTTCACATGGAGTCCAATATGAAAAGTTTATTGTTAATGTTATCCAGTGAAGGATGTATTTATAGATCCTTATGGTCTCTTTTGGGGATTTATTGTTAAGTGGTGTTTGATTGCAATATCTGCACCAGAGTAAATTGAAAGTATCTTTGATTTGGGTGGAATGCCAGTCTGGGTACTCAAGGAGAGTGAGGGGGCATTTGAGATGATTCTATTTTGGGGACTTTTATTAGGTAGATGACAAGCTGGAGCTTGTGTCTACTTTCGTTACTACTCCCCAGTTTGACTACATCATATTGATATTACTTTCTGATGGGCCTGGATTTCCATTGTCTCAGGAGAATGTGTCCTGATGCGGAgcactgttgagagaaaaaatttAAATGGTTCCTTGCATCACAGTAGGAAGGAAATACCACTATCAtgtgttgttttttttctccattgttAATGAGTTCTCCTATGGATTTTCTTCATATCTATTTTCATAACTGTGGTACCTTTATCAAGTAATTCCTTATTGCTGTTGCTTATGAATTTAAAGTGACTGCTTACTCAATATATTAACTTAAATAAGCATCTTGCCAAATAAACAGTTGTGATCGGTAGGTTGTGAGAATGCATTTGTGTTTGTTGTGGAAGATTGACTAAATTCCAACTTTCCTTCCTACCTCTAGGTCTTGCATTAGCATACCATGATGGAACTATTCACATTGTTCACAGGCTTTCATTGCAAACTATGGGAATCTTCTACAGCATTCCCTCCCAACGACCAACAGATGACCAATCTATTAAACGACAGCGCACAACTGCATCTTCTGTGCATTTCAAAGCACTGCAGCTGTCCTGGACTTCATTGGCATTAGTTGGAATAGACAGCCAGGGGAAGGTAAAAGTATAGTTAGATTATgttcaatatttaaaaagatGTGCCAGTCATTTCAATTTCTGAAGCTCAGTGATGCAGGTGATGTACTTAAATActgcaaaaatattttccttcccaAACTTGCCATTTGTGGTCTATTTATGTTTATATTATATTTTCCTTCTGCACTTGAACAGATTTTCTTGTATCAAAaagcttaaaaataaaataactttGGAGTTAGGCTAGATTAACTGGATAAATCTGGATTGCTTGGAAAATGCCACTAAATGCGTGCTGCTtgtctcctcttcctccctcccccaccctcctttgCTCCCTTTTAAAGGTACTGGCATAGAATATCTCTTCCAGATACACTGTACAAGGAACAAGGGCagtatatattttgttttacagtaatgtagtagttaaattactggaagAGCAGCCAGAGTTTTGGACTGTTTATTCAGAATCATGAGTTCAGTTCAATTGTGGCTGCtgcagaatttaacttcaggtagttaaataaatctgaaataaaaagttaatTTCAGCAATGGTGACCATGTAAATACCAGATTTTAATCAAAAACACATCTAGTTCATTAAtgacctttagggaaggaaattgtcATCCagcttgtatgtgactccagactcacgaACTTGGAGTGCAATGTTACTTTCTTATTGAAATCTTGAAGGTTGACGTTATCTTGTTCCCTCTAGTTGAGCATGCTAAGGATCTCTCCTTCAATGGGACACACATTAGATATGAACACATCACTGCGTCATCTCCTTTTCCTATTGGAATACTGTATGGTGACTGGTTACGACTGGTGGGATATCCTTTTACATGTACAGCCTAACATGGT
It contains:
- the med16 gene encoding mediator of RNA polymerase II transcription subunit 16 isoform X1, giving the protein MDVAYVCEWDKWPKSNYCPSVPLVCAWSCRNLVAFTTDLKNEEEQDLTYMVHILDTEHPWDVYSINSGHHEVITSLEWDQSGSRLLSADADGQVKCWSMTDHLVNSWDNIVGSSVDGDPIVALSWLHNGVKLALHVEKSGASNFGEKFSRVKFSPSLTLFGGKPMEGWIAVTISGLVTVSLLKPSGQVLTATESLSRLRSRVALADIAFTGGGNIVVTTSDGSSSSPVQFYKVCVSVVNEKCKIDTELLPSLFMRCTTDAARKEKYPAVTHLKFLTRETSEQVLLCASSLTGSIVECWSLRKEGLPVSNSFQTISPVGDKQPSILKWRILSTTNDLDRVTAVGLPKLPISLTNTDLKVATDTKFFPGLGLALAYHDGTIHIVHRLSLQTMGIFYSIPSQRPTDDQSIKRQRTTASSVHFKALQLSWTSLALVGIDSQGKLSMLRISPSMGHTLDMNTSLRHLLFLLEYCMVTGYDWWDILLHVQPNMVQNLVEKLHEEYTRQNQALQQVLSTRIVAMKASLCKLSTNTLARACDFHAKLLLIAIGSTLKSLLRPHLLNTPDKSPGERLTEICCKNTDTDIDKVMINLKTEEFVLDAWVLQSLQQLIQWVGDFVLYLLASLPNQGSPVRPGFSFLRDGTSLGMLRELMVVIRIWGLLKPGCLPIYTATSDTQDSMSLLFRLLTKLWLCCRDENHMTEPDDNLIDECCLLPSQLLVPSMDWLPVNDGIIGKLQSKQPLKLQFGKPVSIPSHFATSQLDIFARSPGYQKMDNLRRLNLGVCPTEETKSCTRCGCNTMLKSPNKSTAVKQWEQRWIKNCLCGGLWRKFPISLT
- the med16 gene encoding mediator of RNA polymerase II transcription subunit 16 isoform X2; amino-acid sequence: MDVAYVCEWDKWPKSNYCPSVPLVCAWSCRNLVAFTTDLKNEEEQDLTYMVHILDTEHPWDVYSINSGHHEVITSLEWDQSGSRLLSADADGQVKCWSMTDHLVNSWDNIVGSSVDGDPIVALSWLHNGVKLALHVEKSGASNFGEKFSRVKFSPSLTLFGGKPMEGWIAVTISGLVTVSLLKPSGQVLTATESLSRLRSRVALADIAFTGGGNIVVTTSDGSSSSPVQFYKVCVSVVNEKCKIDTELLPSLFMRCTTDAARKEKYPAVTHLKFLTRETSEQVLLCASSLTGSIVECWSLRKEGLPVSNSFQTISPVGDKQPSILKWRILSTTNDLDRVTAVGLPKLPISLTNTDLKVATDTKFFPGLGLALAYHDGTIHIVHRLSLQTMGIFYSIPSQRPTDDQSIKRQRTTASSVHFKALQLSWTSLALVGIDSQGKLSMLRISPSMGHTLDMNTSLRHLLFLLEYCMVTGYDWWDILLHVQPNMVQNLVEKLHEEYTRQNQALQQVLSTRIVAMKASLCKLSTNTLARACDFHAKLLLIAIGSTLKSLLRPHLLNTPDKSPGERLTEICCKNTDTDIDKVMINLKTEEFVLDAWVLQSLQQLIQWVGDFVLYLLASLPNQGSPVRPGFSFLRDGTSLGMLRELMVVIRIWGLLKPGCLPIYTATSDTQDSMSLLFRLLTKLWLC